Proteins from one Telopea speciosissima isolate NSW1024214 ecotype Mountain lineage chromosome 1, Tspe_v1, whole genome shotgun sequence genomic window:
- the LOC122651505 gene encoding APO protein 4, mitochondrial-like, with product MFQDVIKHDQRFDFERVPAVLELCYQAGANECLYNSNSTSETGKNDSVVAESLSQQELTSVAKLTLEAWERLRSSVQKLLLVYPAKVCKYCSEIHIGPSGHKARLCGVFKYEGWRGTHLWQKAKVDDLVPPKVIWRRRPQDPPVLLDKGREFYGHAPAVVELCMQAGATIPVKYFCMMKIQGLPPPP from the coding sequence ATGTTTCAAGATGTCATCAAGCATGACCAAAGGTTTGATTTTGAGCGTGTTCCGGCAGTCCTGGAGCTATGCTATCAAGCCGGAGCGAATGAATGCCTGTACAACAGCAACTCAACATCGGAAACTGGTAAAAATGACAGTGTTGTTGCCGAGTCCTTGTCACAGCAGGAGCTAACATCAGTGGCAAAGTTAACTTTGGAGGCATGGGAGAGACTGAGATCAAGTGTCCAGAAATTATTGTTGGTTTACCCAGCAAAGGTCTGCAAATACTGCTCAGAAATTCATATTGGGCCCTCTGGTCATAAGGCACGGCTGTGTGGTGTGTTCAAGTATGAGGGATGGAGGGGCACCCATCTATGGCAGAAGGCCAAAGTAGATGATTTGGTGCCTCCCAAGGTCATTTGGAGGCGGCGGCCTCAGGATCCCCCAGTGCTTCTGGACAAGGGACGGGAGTTTTATGGGCATGCACCAGCTGTGGTTGAGCTGTGCATGCAAGCTGGGGCTACTATACCTGTCAAGTATTTCTGTATGATGAAAATACAAGGTTTACCACCACCCCCTTGA